The Juglans microcarpa x Juglans regia isolate MS1-56 chromosome 8D, Jm3101_v1.0, whole genome shotgun sequence genomic sequence CACCAGGAATATCAGTGCGGGGCTTGTAGTTGCCAAAGAAGGTGCCCTTAAGAGTCCTCTCGTTCAGCAGGTTCATAGGATGAGTCTTGAATAAGTCGTCTTTATTTGGGACTCCAACAAGCACTGCAACACCCCAACCCTGTCAAAGAAGCAAATTTTAGTGTAACATAGTTGGAAACTTGAACTATTTCTCTGATTTTCTAATTATAGAACAGGCTAAAAAATTTATGAACAGTCATTACATCATGAACGCATTCAAAAGCTGAGATCATGGCCTGGATGCTTCCAGTACATTCAACAGCCCTATCCACCCCTCCATCAGTCATCTCAGCAATCACCTATTAATCAAAATTCCATTGTTAAAACAAAGACAAGGTGTCTGGAATCAGAACTTACTGGTTACAAAATAGAAAAGGTCATGGTATTCGAAGTAACCTCTTGAACAGGCTTATCGTGATCTTTTGGATTCACAAATTCAGTGACTCCAAATTTCTTGGCTGTCAAAGAGATTGATAATATAAGCCATCATCAGTACATAAATACAACCTCAATATCAATAGCGTCAAAGGATTACTTACAAAGTATCTATTAGATACTTTGAATGTGTTTATAAATTCTTTTGTCCAATTGATTAACTCACCTTCCTCGAAACGACTGGAGTTCAGATCAATACCAATGATTCTTGAAGCCCCAGCAATCCTTGCCCCTTCAGCAGCCTAAAtatcaggaaaaaaagaaagtttcaGAAAAATCATCACAATCTTTTTGCAGTTGGAAAAAgcaataaaacattaaaaaaaaaaaaaacttacagcAAGGCCGACGGCACCCAGTCCAAAGACAGCCACAGATTGCCCCTTCTTGGGTTTTGCAACATTCAAAGTGGCACCAAGACCTTCAACCACAAAGCCAAATAGATCATTGTACTGCAAGATTTTAAGAGTGTGTATTCTCACTGCTATCAGTTTACTATTCTTCAAATGGAAGGAATTGTTCCGAACCTGTGGATATTCCGCAACTAAGAACACAAACTTTGTCAAGTGGGGCTGCAGGGTTGATCTTGGCAAGGCAGCCAACATGGATAACAGTGTATTCACTAAATGTAGAGGTGCCAACAAAATGGTAAATTGGCTGCCCATTTTTGGAGAACCTCGTCTTGCCATCGCTAAGCATAACACCCCTGTCAGTGTTAATCCTGAGGAGGT encodes the following:
- the LOC121242086 gene encoding alcohol dehydrogenase 1, with product MSSTVGQVIKCKAAVAWEAGKPLVIEEVEVAPPQANEVRVKILFTSLCHTDVYFWEAKGQTPLFPRIFGHEAGGIVESVGEGVTDLKPGDHVLPIFTGECKECRHCKSEESNMCDLLRINTDRGVMLSDGKTRFSKNGQPIYHFVGTSTFSEYTVIHVGCLAKINPAAPLDKVCVLSCGISTGLGATLNVAKPKKGQSVAVFGLGAVGLAAAEGARIAGASRIIGIDLNSSRFEEAKKFGVTEFVNPKDHDKPVQEVIAEMTDGGVDRAVECTGSIQAMISAFECVHDGWGVAVLVGVPNKDDLFKTHPMNLLNERTLKGTFFGNYKPRTDIPGVVEKYMNKELEVEKFITHSVTFSEINKAFDYMLHGKSIRCIISMDA